TCAAAGTTTCAAGCTTTTATTAAGTCACTCTGTTTTCGGTCTTTATACACGTTATTACAATTCAATGGTTCTACAGTTTCCCAATACATCAATAATGCTCAATCAATCCTTAATGCGCTATGCTATGCGCTATGCTATGCACTATACTATGTGCTATGCTATGCGCTATACTATGTACTATACTATGTGCTATGCTATGCGCTATGCTATGCGCTATGCGCTATACTATGTGCTATActatgtgctatgctatgtgctatactatgtgctatgctatgtgctatactatgtgctatactatgtgctatactatgtgctatgctatgtgcTATACTATGTGCTATACTATGTACTATACTATGTGCTATActatgtgctatgctatgtgctatgctatgtgcTATACTATGTGCTATACTATGTGCTATACTATGTGCTATACTATGTACTATActatgtgctatgctatgtgcTATACTATGAGCTATACTATGTGCTATActatgtgctatgctatgtgctatactatgtgctatactatgtgctatgctatgtgctatactatgtgctatgctatgtgctatactatgtgctttgctatgtgctatgctatgtgcTATGCTATGTACTATACTATGTGCTATACTATGTACTATGctatgtgctatgctatgtgcTATGCTATACTATGCCACGTAATATTTTTAAAAGTTCAACACACTTCTTTATGACTCTTTAAGCAAAGCAAACAGCCATATATTTACCTTGAAGCTCTATTCCCTTGGTCCTTCCCGAAACTGGTCTCTATAAGAGTACTAATATTTTAGCAGCCCTCTGCTGTTTATATGACTATAATCTTCTTATTTAGTCCGAATTTCCTATGGTTTTTACTGCCTACTGTTTAGATATTGATTCCTTCTTATCGACTCTTGGCTGCTACGAGGCTTTAACTATTCCTGGGCTTTTTCACTCTTGCCGAACTGTCCGTTACTGACGCACCAAAGATGGAACGTTGTTGCTTTCAAGAGTTCTCCACACCTCGCATTGTTGAGGGGCGAAGTTCTCTCGTGCACAATCTTGTTCACTTATTCTTTTTATCGAGATGCGTAGTAGAACACAATTCTTTAAGAAATACCAGTCTATAGTATGCTCGCGCCTTGAGATCAAAGTAGTCAATACAAACAGAGTATAGTAAAAGTAATTTACCTGGTCTGATGATTCTCTATGATGTCCAAATCATATGGGTAGAGGATCATGCCTAAGCACTGATCTCTCCTCCTTTTATACCTCTTCTAGACACTCAGTTTGGGGAAAGATGTTCGGGAGTGCAATCTATCTCAACACAGAGTGCCATTTTATTACGTATGGTAGCACTTAGTCCAAAGTTAGGTCCTCTAGCACTGATGCCCATAGGTAATCTTCCGTTGGGGCGTCGTCTTGGTAACACGCCTCTTCAGTCTTCCTATAGGTTGGTTCTTGTTTAATTCTCAGTACTTGTATTTCACATGCctttggctccctctgctggtcacCTGCTGTTGTGGCAATTTCTTATTTTATCCCCCAGTCAACAGATGGCCTTAGAGTCCATGAATGTGGCCCTGGAACTGGACTGGCCACTGAGGGAGGGGTCCGATGTTTTTTGCCTTTTGCCACAACCCTTATAACCCTTATAACCATTATAACCATTAAACACGTATAACCCTTATAACCATTAAACCCTTATAACCATTATAACCATTAAACACTTATAACCATTATAACCATTAAACACTTATAACCTTTATAACCCTTATAACCTTTATAACCCTTATAACCATTACACACTTATAACCATTAAACCCTTATAACCATGAAACCCTTATAACCATTAAACCCTTATAGCCATTATAACTTAACCCTTATAACCATTAAACCATTATAACCCTTATAACTTAGGGAATGTGTACTGAATAGTTGTGGGAATTACCACTGGACAAAACTCATCACTTTTCATCACAGTCACAATCACATCCATCCTCGTCATCACAATCCTTTAACTCCCCTGATGCTCTCGCCATCTTTATGTTCCCCTCTCcgttcccctctccactcccttcCCTGACCCTCTTTTTCCCCGGCTCAACCTCTTCCACAGCCTCTAAGTTCCTCCCTGTCTCGTCCACTAATACAACGTTTCTTGGACAATTATTGTGAAACACCTCGACTCCGACATTGTAGACTTTGTTCAACTCCTTTTCGAGTGCTCCCAAGGTTTCCGGTTTCAATGTTTTCCCCTTGTCTTCCTGTTGGTTCTCACCCCAGTGTGCTTGGGCCACCCACTTTCTCAGGTTGCTGTTGTAACAGCAGTAGGCTGTCCACATGAGATCTGGGATGTTCACTCTGTTGTTCAGTTTGTTGTTCTTGCTGGGCACTGCTCCAGTCAACACATAGGCTTTTATCTTGTTGTTGTTATCCTTACAGTTAAGCTCAAGAGCTTTTCTGACTCTGCACTCCATTGACCTCCAGCTGCCTCGGTTGAAGGAACTTGCCTGGGGAACGGCGTTCGTCAGGGTGAAAGTGGACCTCTTGGGAGCATCATCAGGTGCGTACGAACACGGGAACAGGTGACCTCTGTCCAGACCCCGGTTGTTATTTCTGTAGTCTGTGTCCACAGCCTGGTGTTTGACAGCTTTATTATCCACCTTCATGTCACTTTGGTCCTTTATATTTTCAAGCTGCAGAAACATCAGTCAGACATTACAACTCTGTAACAAGTTTAGACATTACAACTCTGTAACAAGTTCAGACATTACAACTCTGTAACAAGTTTAGACATTACAACTCTGTAACAAGTTCAGACATTACAACTCTGTAACAAGTTTAGACATCACAACTCTGTAACAAGTTCAGACATTACAACTCTGTAACAAGTTTAGACATTACAACTCTGTAACAAGTTTAGACATTACAACTCTGTAACAAGTTCAGACATTACAACTCTGTAACAAGTTCAGACATTACAACTCTGTAACAAGTTTAGACATTACAACTCTGTAACAAGTTCAGACATTAAAACTCTGTAACAAGTTCAGACATTACAACTCTGTAACAAGTTTAGACATTACAACTCTGTAACAAGTTCAGACATTACAACTCTGTAACAAGTTCAGACATTACAACTCTGTAACAAGTTTAGACATTACAACTCTGTAACAAGTTTAGACATTACAACTCTGTAACAAGTTTCGACATTACAACTCTGTAACAAGTTTAGACATTACAACTCTGTAACAAGTTCAGACATTACAACTCTGTAACAAGTTTAGACATTACAACTCTGTAACAAGTTTAGACATTACAACTCTGTAACAAGTTTAGACATTACAACTCTGTAACAAGTTTAGACATTACAACTCTGTAACAAGTTTAGACATTACAACTCTGTAACAAGTTTAGACATTACAACTCTGTAACAAGTTCAGACATTACAACTCTGTAACAAGTTTAGACATTACAACTCTGTAACAAGTTCAGACATTACAACTCTGTAACAAGTTTAGACATTACAACTCTGCAACAAGTTTAGACATTACAACTCTGCAACAAGTTTAGACATGAACTCATAaaagattactgcacctgtacatagcccaccaataatttagcccaaacaactacctctttccatactgtattttatttatttatttatttagctcctttgcaccctattatttctatctctactttgcacattcttccactgcaaatctaccattccagtcttttacttgctatattgtatttactttgccaccatggcctaatttttgcctttacctcccttctcacctcatttgctcacattgtatatagacttgtttatactgtattattgactgtatgtctgttttactccatgtgtaactctgtgttgttgtttgtgtcaaactgctttgctttatcttggccaggtcgcaattgtaaatgagaacttgttctctactggccaacctggttaaataaaggtgttctctactggccaacctggttaaataaaggtgttctctactggccaacctggttaaataaaggtgttctcaactagccaacctggttaaataaaggtgttctctactggccaacctggttaaaaaaaaatttaagtcACAATTTCACAATCCAGACTTAAACTGAAAGTGGTTGGACCAAAGATGCATTCGTGTCTCAAAGATACTGTATGTCTATACCTGTAAACAAATACACATGTTGAATGAATAGAGATTAGAACTACCTGGGGCTCGATCATCCAGGACTGATTTGGTCTACCAACTACCTTACCAGAGAAGGTGTAGGCTGAGAACACAGGGATCCTGTTGGTCGTGTCGTAGAGAGTTGCAAACCTGTAGATGTTGTTGTACTTCTGGCAAATCGGCTTGTAGCGGTTCTGGTTCTGGACTGTCCCACCAACCAAAATACCTGGGAGATTTGGAGTTGTCCCCTCCAGGAAGAATGTCTTGCACTGTGGAACTTCGCTGAACTTCTCCACTAcatgagagagagcaggaggaaggagagagaggaggaggagagtggagagatgaCTCAATACCCCCATCATCACCTGAAGACTGTACACCACAGAGACAAAGATGAAGTTACAGAGACCAGTTGGTAGACTGGAGACTGTTGAGCTGAGTCAGGACAGACTGATTTAAATAGTTATTACAGAGACCAGTTGGTAGGCTGGAGACTGTTGAGCTGAGTCAGGACAGACTGATTTAATAACCTCTTAAGGAGCCGCCCCTTTTTTaacatttttgcctaaaatgacagacccaaatctaactgcttgtaactcaggccctgaagcaaggatatgcatattcttggtaccatttgaaagcaaacactttgaagtttgtggaaatgtgaaaggaatgtaggagaatataacacaatagatctggtaatagataatacaaagaaaaaaaaatgttcttttgtaaatacagtgccttgcgaaagtattcggcccccttgaactttgcgaccttttgccacatttcaggcctcaaacataaagatataaaactgtatttgtttgtggagaatcaacaacaagtgggacacaatcatgaagtggaacgacatttattggatatttcaaacttttttaacaaatcaaaaactgaaaaattgggcgtgcaaaattattgggTTTGGTGgctctcttgaagcatgtgggaacaacagactgggatagggattgattgaatatgtccgtaaacacaccagccagctggtctgcgcatgctctgagggcgcggctggggatgccgtctgggcctgcagccttgccgagggttgacacgtttaaatgttttcctcacgtcggctgcagtgaaggagagtccgcatgttttagttgtgggccgtgtcagtggcactgtattgtcctcaaagcgggcaaaaaagttatttagtctgcctgggagcaagagatcctggtccgtgactgggctggttttctttttgtaatccgtgattgactgtagaccctgccacatacctcttgtgtctgagccgttgaattgagattctactttgtctctatactgacgcttagcttgtttgattgccttgcggagggaatagttacactgtttgtattcggtcatgtttccagtcaccttgccctgattaaaagcagtggttcgcgctttcagtttcacgcgaatgctgccatcaatccaattctggtttgggaatgttttaatctttgctatgggaatgacatcttcaacgcacattctaatgaactcgcacaccgaatcagcgtatttgtcaatgttgtcgtctgacgcaatacggaacatatcccagtccacgtgatggaagaagtcttggagtgtggaatcagattggtcggaccagcgttgaacagacctcagcgcgggagcttcttgttttagtttctgtctgtaggcagggagcaacaaaatggagtcgtggtcagcttttctgaaaggagggcaggggagggccttatatgcgtcgcggaagttggaatgaTGAACCTATGGAACCTTCACCTACAATAGTAACAGTTATTTAAATGATGAACCTATGGAACCTTCACCTACAATAGTAACAGTTATTTAAATGATTAACCTGTGGAACCTTCACCTACAATAGTAACAGTTATTTAAATGATGAACCTGTGGAACCTTCACCTACAATagtaacatttatttaaatgatGAACCTGTGGAACCTTCACCTACAATAGTAACAGTTATTTAAATGATGAACCTGTGGAACCTTCACCTACAATAGTAACAGTTATTTAAATGATTAACCTGTGGAACCTTCACCTACAATAGTAACAGTTATTTAAATGATTAACCTGTGGAACCTTCACCTACAATAGTAACAGTTATTTAAATGATTAACCTGTGGAACCTTCACCTACAATAGTAACAGTTATTTAAATGATGAACCTGTGGAACCTTCACCTACAATAGTAACAGTTATTTAAATGATGAACCTATGGAACCTTCACCTACAATAGTAACAGTTATTTAAATGATTAACCTGTGGAACCTTCACCTACAATAGTAACAGTTATTTAAATGATGAACCTATGGAACCTTCACCTACAATAGTAACAGTTATTTAAATGATTAACCTGTGGAACCTTCACCTACAATAGTAACAGTTATTTAAATGATGAACCTGTGGAACCTTCACCTACAATAGTAACAGTTATTTAAATGATGAACCTGTGGAACCTTCACCTACAATAGTAACAGTTATTTAAATGATTAACCTATGGAACCTTCACCTACAATAGTAACAGTTATTTAAATGATGAACCTGTGGAACCTTCACCTACAATAGTAACAGTTATTTAAATGATGAACCTGTGGAACCTTCACCTACAATAGTAACAGTTATTTCCTGCCACTATGCCTAttccatggaaagagcagataaCATTTCACAACATTTTCAACACGGCACCTGAATTGTGTCTTTGTATTTTGTGTCTGTTTTTTCTTTCTTCCGAAAGACAATCCTCAATTCACCATTTAACTTATTTTATTAcaattttatttcagttcattcaTCAAATTCACAAGATCAACCTTTACCTGTTTCTTTGGAAAAAAAAATAGTAAAATGTCATTTTAATTGTCAACTGACTACTTAAGTAAGTCTTGTCTGAAACCAGAACGACCCAAAGGACAAGAGCCTCTTGTTTCTGTAGCAAGGAGCAGCAGTACTGGACAGGAAGATAGTCTGTTAGAAGGCCTTGTACTCCATcatctccttaatgctgagtgccaagcagagacgCATCTGGTCCCAttttttacagtctttggtatgactcaaCCAGGGATCAAACCCCAATCCCCTATCAGGGTGGATACTCTTGACTTGTCATCCTTTTGTTTATGAAATCATGTTCAAACAAAGTCAATGTGTTAAAAGTTCACTTTGGTCCAAAACGCAAAAATAACAGCATGCAACTGTACAGCTGATGAATGCACCATCATAACCGGTCATTTAATGATGAATTAGAGAGAAGATCAATTCCTGACTGATCTCTACAGCTTCGATCCAAAAACAAATACCCAAGTCTCCCCATTTCTTTAAAACACTTATCTAGGAAAAGTCAAGACATGACCTTCTCAATGGCAGATTTAGGGCAAATGTTTAATTCAGATGAAGTCAATTCAAATGTCTGTGGTGGTTCTTGTGAAAAGACCCAGGGGTCTGATCACCATACAGTCCCATGGAATAGACCTACAGGAGGTGAGTCACATTTCATTAGTAAAAGCATTTTCCATGGAAACGTACAGAGGAGTTTATGCAAatcaaccctgtctgttttgacACCTGAAGGAGGTTGTCTCTGAAAACCTATTTAAAGCAGTCTGTCCTGACTCAGCTCAACAGTCTCCAGTCTACCAACTGGTCTCTGCAACTTCATCTTTGTCTAATAATagtaatatacaggtctactatacaggtctactatacaggtataatatacaggtctaatatacaggtctactatacaggtctactttacaggtataatatacaggtctaatatacaggtctactatacaggtctactatacaggtctactatacaggtctactatacaggtcaggtctaatatacaggtctactgtacaggtctactatacaggtctactatacaggtctactatacaggtctactatacaggtctagtatacaggtctaatatacaggtctactatacaggtctactatacaggtctaatatacaggtttactatacaggtctactatacaggtctactatacaggtctaatatacaggtcaggtctaatatacaggtctaatctacaggtctaatatacaggtctaatatacaggtctaatatacaggtctgatatacaggtctaatatacaagtcaggtctaatatacaggtctactatacaggtctaatatacaggtctaatatacaggtctaatatacaagtcaggtctaatatacaggctactatacaggtctactatacaggtctaatatacaggtctaatatacaggtctaataaacagctctaatatacaggtctaatatacaggtctattatacaggtcaggtctaatatacaggtcaggtctaatatacaggtctaatatacaggtctactatacaggtctaatatacaggtctaatatacaggtctattatacaggtcaggtctaatatacaggtctaatatacaggtcaggtctaatatacaggtcatgtctaatatacaggtctaatatacaggtctaatatacaggtctaatatacaggtctaatatacaggtctaatatacaggtctattatacaggtcacgtctaatatacaggtcaggtctaatatacaggtctaatatacaggtctactatacaggtctaatatacaggtctaatatacaggtctattatacaggtcaggtctaatatacaggtctaatatacaggtcaggtctaatatacaggtcatgtctaatatacaggtcaggtctaatatacaggtctgatatacaggtctaatatacaggtctaatatacaggtctaatatacaggtctaatttccaggtcaggtctaatatacaggtctggtctaatatacaggtctaatatacaggtctaatatacaggtcaggtctaatatacaggtctgatatacaggtctaatatacaggtctggtctaatatacaggtctaatatacaggtcaggtctgatatacaggtctaatatacaggtctaatatacaggtctaatatacaggtctaaaatacaggtctcatatacaggtctaatatacaggtctggtctaatatacaggtctaatatacaggtctggtctaatatacaggtctgatatacaggtctggtctaatatacaggtctgatatacaggtctgatatacaggtcaggtctaatatacaggtctgatatacaggtctaacatacaggtcaggtctaatatacaggtcaggtctaatatacaggtctaatatacaggtcaggtctaatatacaggtctaatatacaggtcaggtctaatatacaggtctaatatacaggtctaatatacaggtctgatatacaggtctaatatacaggtcaggtctaatatacaggtctaatatacaggtctaatatacaggtcaggtctaatatacaggtctaatatacaggtctaaaatacaggtctactatacaggtctaatatacaggtctaatatacaggtctgatatacaggtctaatatacaggtcaggtctaatatacaggtctaatatacaggtcaggtctaatatacaggtctaatatacaggtcaggtctaatttACAGGTCTACtgtacaggtctaatatacaggtctaatatacaggtctaatatacaggtcaggtctaatatacaggtctaatatacaggtcaggtctaatatacaggtctaatatacaggtctaatatacaggtctgatatacaggtctaatatacaggtcaggtctaatatacaggtttactatacaggtctaatatacaggtctaatatacaggtctaatatacaggtctgatatacaggtcaggtctaatatacaggtctaatatacaggtctaatatacaggtctaatatacaggtctaatatacaggtcaggtctaatatacaggtctactatacaggtctaatatacaggtttactatacaggtctaatatacaggtctaatatacaggtgaggtctaatatacaggtcaggtctaatatacaggtcaggtctaatatacaggtcaggtctaatatacaggtcaggtctgatatacaggtctaatatacaggtctaatatacaggtctaatatacaggtctaatatacaggtcttgtctaatatacaggtctaatatacaggtctaatatacatgtcttgtctaatatacaggtctaatatacaggtctgatatacagctctaatatacaggtcaggtctaatgtacaggtctgatatacaggtctaatatacaggtcaggtctaatatacaggtctactatacaggtctaatatacaggtctaatatacaggtcgaatatacaggtcaggtctaatatacaggtctaatatacaggtcaggtctaatatacaggtctaatatacaggtctaatatacaggtctactatacaggtctaatatacaggtctaatatacaggtctaatatacaggtctaatatacaggtcaggtctaatatacaggtctactatacaggtctaatatacaggtttaCTATACacgtctaatatacaggtctaatatacaggtctgatatacaggtcaggtctaatatacaggtctaatatacaggtctaatatacaggtctaatatacagttcaggtctaatatacaggtctactatacaggtctaatatacaggtctactatacaggtctactatacaggtctactatacaggtctactatacaggtctactatacaggtcaggtctaatatacaggtctactgtacaggtctactatacaggtctactatacaggtctagtatacaggtctaatatacaggtctactatacaggtatactatacaggtctactatacaggtctaatatacaggtttactatacaggtatactatacaggtctactatacaggtctaatatacaggtcaggtctaatatacaggtctaatatacaggtctaatatacaggtctaatagtctaatatacaggtc
The genomic region above belongs to Oncorhynchus kisutch isolate 150728-3 linkage group LG16, Okis_V2, whole genome shotgun sequence and contains:
- the LOC109885972 gene encoding endonuclease domain-containing 1 protein-like; this translates as MMGVLSHLSTLLLLSLLPPALSHVVEKFSEVPQCKTFFLEGTTPNLPGILVGGTVQNQNRYKPICQKYNNIYRFATLYDTTNRIPVFSAYTFSGKVVGRPNQSWMIEPQLENIKDQSDMKVDNKAVKHQAVDTDYRNNNRGLDRGHLFPCSYAPDDAPKRSTFTLTNAVPQASSFNRGSWRSMECRVRKALELNCKDNNNKIKAYVLTGAVPSKNNKLNNRVNIPDLMWTAYCCYNSNLRKWVAQAHWGENQQEDKGKTLKPETLGALEKELNKVYNVGVEVFHNNCPRNVVLVDETGRNLEAVEEVEPGKKRVREGSGEGNGEGNIKMARASGELKDCDDEDGCDCDCDEK